One segment of Onychomys torridus chromosome 3, mOncTor1.1, whole genome shotgun sequence DNA contains the following:
- the Gatad1 gene encoding GATA zinc finger domain-containing protein 1 produces the protein MPLGLKPTCSVCKTTSSSMWKKSPQGDILCHHCTGRGGGGGGAGVAGGTGVAGGFGTATFASTSAGPPQSNGGGGGKQSKQEIHRRSARLRNTKYKSAPAAEKKVSTKGKGRRHIFKLKNPIKAPESVSTIITAESIFYKGVYYQIGDVVSVIDEQDGKPYYAQIRGFIQDQYCEKSAALTWLIPTLASPRDQFDPASYIIGPEEDLPRKMEYLEFVCHAPSEYFKSRSSPFPTVPTRPEKGYIWTHVGPTPAITIKETVANHL, from the exons ATGCCGCTGGGCCTGAAGCCCACCTGCAGCGTGTGCAAGACCACGTCGTCCTCCATGTGGAAGAAGAGCCCACAGGGCGACATCCTCTGTCACCACTGCACGGGCcggggcggcgggggcggcggcgcAGGGGTGGCGGGCGGGACCGGGGTCGCCGGCGGCTTCGGCACGGCCACCTTCGCCAGCACCTCGGCCGGCCCTCCGCAGAGCAACGGGGGCGGGGGTGGCAAGCAG AGTAAGCAAGAAATTCACAGACGGTCTGCTCGTCTCAGAAATACCAAATACAAATCTGCTCCAGCTGCTGAAAAGAAGGTTTCCActaaaggaaaagggagaaggcatatttttaaattaaaaaac CCTATCAAAGCTCCTGAATCTGTTTCTACCATAATTACTGCAGAATCAATCTTCTACAAG GGAGTGTATTACCAAATTGGTGATGTTGTTTCCGTGATTGATGAGCAAGATGGAAAGCCGTACTATGCTCAGATCAGGGGTTTTATTCAGGACCAGTACTGTGAGAAGAGCGCAGCACTGACCTGGCTCATTCCTACCCTTGCCAGCCCCAGAGACCAGTTTGATCCTGCATCCTATATCATAG GGCCAGAGGAAGATCTTCCAAGGAAGATGGAATACCTGGAATTTGTCTGCCATGCACCTTCTGAGTATTTCAAGTCAAGGTCGTCACCATTTCCTACAGTTCCCACCAGACCAGAGAAAGGCTACATATGGACTCATGTTGGACCTACTCCTGCAATAACTATTAAAGAAACAGTTGCCAACCACTTATAG